Proteins encoded together in one Telopea speciosissima isolate NSW1024214 ecotype Mountain lineage chromosome 4, Tspe_v1, whole genome shotgun sequence window:
- the LOC122660589 gene encoding cyclin-D3-2-like, which yields MAQQQQQQQQQQQQPQFESNPLFDSLYCEEERWEEEDGAKEEEQLDDVENERSNSSCLFPLLLLEQELFWEDDELVCLFSKEKQAHLSIDPALSSARREVVEWMLRVIAHYAFCPLTAVLAVNYLDRFLSSLHFQWDKPWMAQLSAVACLSLAAKVEETQVPLLLDLQVEESKYVFEAKTIQRMELLVLSTLQWKMNPVTPLSFLDHIIRRLGLKNHLHWEFLRRCERLLLSLLADSRFVRYLPSVLAAATMLHVIDQVEPDNPIEYQNQLMGVLKISKDEVDDCYELIVELNSGHRGCGQKRKYESIPGSPNGVIDVNFSCDSPNDSWAVASSVTSSPEPLLKRRRAQEQQMRVPTLSRVFVDVLGSPR from the exons ATGGctcagcaacaacaacaacaacaacaacaacaacaacaaccacagTTTGAATCCAACCCTTTATTCGACTCTCTCTACTGTGAAGAAGAGcgttgggaggaagaagatggggcaAAGGAGGAGGAACAGCTAGACGATGTAGAGAACGAGAGGAGCAACAGCTCTTGTCTCTTCCCTCTTCTGCTACTGGAACAAGAACTGTTTTGGGAAGACGATGAGCTCGTTTGTCTTTTCTCCAAAGAAAAGCAGGCCCATCTCAGCATCGACCCTGCCTTGTCCTCTGCTCGTAGAGAGGTGGTGGAGTGGATGCTGAGGGTCATCGCCCATTATGCCTTTTGTCCCCTCACTGCCGTTCTCGCCGTCAACTACCTCGATAGATTCCTCTCCAGCTTACATTTCCAGTGGGATAAGCCTTGGATGGCTCAACTCTCCGCCGTCGCTTGTCTCTCCCTCGCCGCCAAAGTAGAGGAAACCCAAGTCCCTCTCCTCTTGGACCTGCAA GTGGAAGAATCCAAGTATGTGTTCGAGGCCAAAACGATTCAGAGGATGGAGCTTCTGGTGCTCTCCACACTCCAGTGGAAGATGAATCCCGTGACCCCACTTTCGTTCCTCGACCACATAATAAGGAGGCTTGGATTGAAGAACCACCTCCATTGGGAGTTCCTCCGCCGGTGCGAGCGTCTCCTACTCTCCCTCCTCGCCG ATTCGAGATTTGTTCGTTACCTTCCTTCTGTATTGGCTGCTGCGACAATGCTGCACGTTATCGATCAGGTTGAGCCCGATAATCCGATCGAATACCAGAATCAGCTCATGGGTGTGCTCAAGATCAGTAAG GACGAGGTGGATGACTGCTATGAACTCATCGTGGAGTTGAACTCAGGCCACCGTGGATGCGGCCAGAAACGCAagtacgaatcgatacctggtAGCCCAAACGGTGTCATTGATGTTAATTTCAGTTGCGATAGCCCCAACGATTCGTGGGCTGTGGCATCATCGGTTACTTCGTCGCCGGAACCTTTGCTGAAAAGGAGAAGAGCACAGGAGCAGCAGATGCGAGTGCCTACGCTTAGCCGTGTGTTTGTGGATGTGCTCGGGAGCCCTCGTTAG